In the genome of Oryzias melastigma strain HK-1 unplaced genomic scaffold, ASM292280v2 sc00714, whole genome shotgun sequence, the window ACACCATGCTGTACACGCCCTTCTTCATGAGGAAGGAGGTCATGCAGGAGGTGGCTCAGCTCAGCCAGTTTGATGAAGAACTCTACAAGGTCTGCGAACCGCCACCacttcttttgctttttatttataaaactgaaGAGTTTGTATGAAAACATGGTGtctaaatcagaaaaaaatcaaattaaatccagATTCTGCCTCTCATAATATTTATCAATCAATCTGTTTGTTCATCCAAAattaatagagaaaaaaaagctggttTGTGAAGTGAAACTGCTTTATTTACAgtgtaaataatgaaaaaaatgtaataacttaaacaaaaaataataaagaataatttgTTCTGACATAAACAAGAAGAACAAAATTGTACAAAAGACAAATTTGACCATTTTCTATCATTAATAAAAGTGAGGAAGAACAAGCTGAGGTTCTAGCAAAAGAGGAACATGGAGGGTAGAAATGTGATGTCatagaagctaaattaaaggaaaaaaagacaaaaaggtcTTAGTGCAGCTGACTGGAGAACCATGAATTATTAGCAACTCTGCAATCAAACCCACTAATCCATAAGTGTATTATctgtattttagttttgtttttcttactcTGTTTGATCCATAAACTCcatctttattttatataaacagAAGTTTGCCTCAAAAAAGTCTTTGNNNNNNNNNNNNNNNNNNNNNNNNNNNNNNNNNNNNNNNNNNNNNNNNNNNNNNNNNNNNNNNNNNNNNNNNNNNNNNNNNNNNNNNNNNNNNNNNNNNNNNNNNNNNNNNNNNNNNNNNNNNNNNNNNNNNNNNNNNNNNNNNNNNNNNNNNNNNNNNNNNNNNNNNNNNNNNNNNNNNNNNNNNNNNNNNNNNNNNNNNNNNNNNNNNNNNNNNNNNNNNNNNNNNNNNNNNNNNNNNNNNNNNNNNNNNNNNNNNNNNNNNNNNNNNNNNNNNNNNNNNNNNNNNNNNNNNNNNNNNNNNNNNNNNNNNNNNNNNNNNNNNNNNNNNNNNNNNNNNNNNNNNNNNNNNNNNNNNNNNNNNNNNNNNNNNNNNNNNNNNNNNNNNNNNNNNNNNNNNNNNNNNNNNNNNNNNNNNNNNNNNNNNNNNNNNNNNNNNNNNNNNNNNNNNNNNNNNNNNNNNNNNNNNNNNNNNNNNNNNNNNNNNNNNNNNNNNNNNNNNNNNNNNNNNNNNNNNNNNNNNNNNNNNNNNNNNNNNNNNNNNNNNNNNNNNNNNNNNNNNNNNNNNNNNNNNNNNNNNNNNNNNNNNNNNNNNNNNNNNNNNNNNNNNNNNNNNNNNNNNNNNNNNNNNNNNNNNNNNNNNNNNNNNNNNNNNNNNNNNNNNNNNNNNNNNNNNNNNNNNNNNNNNNNNNNNNNNNNNNNNNNNNNNNNNNNNNNNNNNNNNNNNNNNNNNNNNNNNNNNNNNNNNNNNNNNNNNNNNNNNNNNNNNNNNNNNNNNNNNNNNNNNNNNNNNNNNNNNNNNNNNNNNNNNNNNNNNNNNNNNNNNNNNNNNNNNNNNNNNNNNNNNNNNNNNNNNNNNNNNNNNNNNNNNNNNNNNNNNNNNNNNNNNNNNNNNNNNNNNNNNNNNNNNNNNNNNNNNNNNNNNNNNNNNNNNNNNNNNNNNNNNNNNNNNNNNNNNNNNNNNNNNNNNNNNNNNNNNNNNNNNNNNNNNNNNNNNNNNNNNNNNNNNNNNNNNNNNNNNNNNNNNNNNNNNNNNNNNNNNNNNNNNNNNNNNNNNNNNNNNNNNNNNNNNNNNNNNNNNNNNNNNNNNNNNNNNNNNNNNNNNNNNNNNNNNNNNNNNNNNNNNNNNNNNNNNNNNNNNNNNNNNNNNNNNNNNNNNNNNNNNNNNNNNNNNNNNNNNNNNNNNNNNNNNNNNNNNNNNNNNNNNNNNNNNNNNNNNNNNNNNNNNNNNNNNNNNNNNNNNNNNNNNNNNNNNNNNNNNNNNNNNNNNNNNNNNNNNNNNNNNNNNNNNNNNNNNNNNNNNNNNNNNNNNNNNNNNNNNNNNNNNNNNNNNNNNNNNNNNNNNNNNNNNNNNNNNNNNNNNNNNNNNNNNNNNNNNNNNNNNNNNNNNNNNNNNNNNNNNNNNNNNNNNNNNNNNNNNNNNNNNNNNNNNNNNNNNNNNNNNNNNNNNNNNNNNNNNNNNNNNNNNNNNNNNNNNNNNNNNNNNNNNNNNNNNNNNNNNNNNNNNNNNNNNNNNNNNNNNNNNNNNNNNNNNNNNNNNNNNNNNNNNNNNNNNNNNNNNNNNNNNNNNNNNNNNNNNNNNNNNNNNNNNNNNNNNNNNNNNNNNNNNNNNNNNNNNNNNNNNNNNNNNNNNNNNNNNNNNNNNNNNNNNNNNNNNNNNNNNNNNNNNNNNNNNNNNNNNNNNNNNNNNNNNNNNNNNNNNNNNNNNNNNNNNNNNNNNNNNNNNNNNNNNNNNNNNNNNNNNNNNNNNNNNNNNNNNNNNNNNNNNNNNNNNNNNNNNNNNNNNNNNNNNNNNNNNNNNNNNNNNNNNNNNNNNNNNNNNNNNNNNNNNNNNNNNNNNNNNNNNNNNNNNNNNNNNNNNNNNNNNNNNNNNNNNNNNNNNNNNNNNNNNNNNNNNNNNNNNNNNNNNNNNNNNNNNNNNNNNNNNNNNNNNNNNNNNNNNNNNNNNNNNNNNNNNNNNNNNNNNNNNNNNNNNNNNNNNNNNNNNNNNNNNNNNNNNNNNNNNNNNNNNNNNNNNNNNNNNNNNNNNNNNNNNNNNNNNNNNNNNNNNNNNNNNNNNNNNNNNNNNNNNNNNNNNNNNNNNNNNNNNNNNNNNNNNNNNNNNNNNNNNNNNNNNNNNNNNNNNNNNNNNNNNNNNNNNNNNNNNNNNNNNNNNNNNNNNNNNNNNNNNNNNNNNNNNNNNNNNNNNNNNNNNNNNNNNNNNNNNNNNNNNNNNNNNNNNNNNNNNNNNNNNNNNNNNNNNNNNNNNNNNNNNNNNNNNNNNNNNNNNNNNNNNNNNNNNNNNNNNNNNNNNNNNNNNNNNNNNNNNNNNNNNNNNNNNNNNNNNNNNNNNNNNNNNNNNNNNNNNNNNNNNNNNNNNNNNNNNNNNNNNNNNNNNNNNNNNNNNNNNNNNNNNNNNNNNNNNNNNNNNNNNNNNNNNNNNNNNNNNNNNNNNNNNNNNNNNNNNNNNNNNNNNNNNNNNN includes:
- the LOC112139149 gene encoding serine--tRNA ligase, cytoplasmic-like, whose protein sequence is MIDGYDGERGAVVAGSRGYFLKGPLVFLEQALISYALRILHSKNYTMLYTPFFMRKEVMQEVAQLSQFDEELYKVCEPPPLLLLFIYKTEEFV